The following proteins are co-located in the Microplitis demolitor isolate Queensland-Clemson2020A chromosome 5, iyMicDemo2.1a, whole genome shotgun sequence genome:
- the LOC103576312 gene encoding uncharacterized protein LOC103576312 translates to MTSIMADIDTEPMSRLLKIANKFNCFYLSGFRAGECRAFIVDGQQVGLVRPDVMKELLNYPQVFQVQPDCVQLNPAFRGYAERSARVNEVLQEWRAGEKFITLRGWREEYYDVRAQFNTPPLFKMDRSATCLFGIRKYGVDINGYVMDPVKGLSIWLQKRSPSKQTWPGYWDNMISGGLSVGFGINETAIKEAGEEGSIPSNLLTKLKSAGCVSLFFESERGLFPNTEFVYDLELPVDFVPSNSDGEVETFELLPVNECLERILSPHFKTTSIPVALDFLIRHGYITPENEPNFIKIVELLHVPLQTMYSFVQQQTKYKIATNGESNEILQ, encoded by the exons ATGACGAGCATCATGGCCGATATTGATACTGAACCAATGTCACGGCTGCTTAAAATTGCCAACAAGTTTAACTGCTTTTATTTATCag gcTTTCGTGCTGGTGAATGCAGAGCATTCATTGTCGATGGTCAACAAGTGGGTCTTGTCAGACCTGACGTAATGAAAGAACTTTTAAATTACCCTCAA gtaTTTCAAGTTCAACCTGATTGTGTACAACTTAATCCTGCGTTCAGAGGATATGCAGAGAGAAGTGCAAGAGTAAATGAAGTATTACAAGAATGGAGAGctggtgaaaaatttatcactttaaGAGGCTGGAGAGAAGAATATTATGACGTTCGAGCTCAATTCAATACTCCTCCTCTCTTCAAGATGGATCGCTCTGCGACTT GTTTATTTGGAATTCGAAAATATGGTGTAGATATCAATGGATATGTGATGGATCCCGTAAAAGGTCTGTCTATTTGGCTACAAAAACGTAGTCCTAGTAAACAAACATGGCCTGGTTATTGGGACAATATGATTAGTGGTGGACTAAGTGTTGGTTTTGGGATTAATGAGACTGCAATAAAAGAAGCAGGTGAAGAGGGAAGTATTCCATCGAATTTATTGACGAAACTTAAAAGCGCTGGTTGTGTTTCACTTTTCTTCGAAAGCGAAAGGGGATTATTTCCAAATACGGAATTCGTTTACGATCTCGAATTACCAGTAGATTTTGTACCAAGTAACAGTGACGGTGAAGTTGaaacatttgaattattaCCGGTTAATGAATGCCTAGAGAGGATACTTTCACCTCATTTTAAAACAACTTCCATTCCTGTTGCCCTTGATTTTCTAATTAGACATGGATATATAACGCCGGAAAATG agccaaattttataaaaattgtggAATTACTTCATGTACCCCTTCAGACTATGTATAGCTTTGTACAGCAACAAACAAAGTACAAGATAGCAACCAACGGCGagtcaaatgaaattttacaatga